One Rosa chinensis cultivar Old Blush chromosome 5, RchiOBHm-V2, whole genome shotgun sequence genomic region harbors:
- the LOC121049313 gene encoding uncharacterized protein LOC121049313 translates to MRVCVDYRDLNLATPKDVYPMPVADMLVDVVAGHELLSFMDGNAGYHQIPVAEEDRHKTAFRCPGFVGVFEYVVMPFGLKNVGATYQRAMNLIFHDILGKVLEIYIDDVVVKSQKKEDHIADLRKVFERMRRHRLKMNPAKCVFGVQAGDFLGFIVHQRGIEVPDDKASAVINASPPRTKKELQRLLGKIQPFSPLLRLQGQNEFVWEAKHQEAFDSIKAYLASPPVLKAVKGQAIADFLAHHPTLEIPALKELEIACTNTTRPDLACIPEYAVWYQATVSLQPWVLFFDGSRTDTLAGAGIVLENPAGDRFSYSFQLTFQCTNNQAEYEALIIGLEVLLEMGVLDVQIRGDSQLVINQLQEKYRCVSWLLVPYLNRAIELLDQFTDVDLEHIPRERNFAANELLQLATGITLKYGVRERILKVERRTLPSWLARPDPPDDPVVAVLEPIDVDWRIPLIEYLKQPDPGADRRIRFLALNYFLRGDELRRRGEDGIDFRCVYGREAKRLMREVHTGICGAHQAGPKMRWLLRRHGYYWPSILKDCITFAKGCEDCQAHGPVQFGIPEVLVSERGAAFMGGPVEELVNDFGIQFIHSTPYNAQSNGQAEARNKTIITLLKKMLVENPRQWHDTLYETLWAYRTSKRNPTATTPYALMFGHDAVLPFGQFGDGKTTYRPLGRSYKEGDLVWKAILPLGEKLNGRGKWTPRWEGPFVIHRILERGAFHLRDVDGDIHRNPINGRFLKKYYPSVWEFEDPPDPVLAQAGGQP, encoded by the exons atgagagtCTGCGTCGATTATAGAGACTTGAATCTCGCTACACCTAAGGAtgtttaccccatgccggtcgcggatatgttggtagatgtTGTGGCAGGACATGagttgttgtccttcatggatggtAATGCAGGATaccaccagattccggtcgctgaagaagacagacataagACCGCTTTCCGCTGCCCTGGCTTCGTaggagtttttgaatatgtggtcatgccgttTGGCCTGAAGAATGTTGGTGCGACGTATCAAAGAGCCATGAacttgatcttccacgacatactgggAAAGGTTTTAGAGATATATATCGATGACGTAGTCGTCAAGTCTCAGAAGAAGGAGGACCATATCGCGGATCTCAGGAAAGTATTCGAGCGCATGCGAAGACATAGACTCAAGATGAATCCGGCCAAATGCGTGTTTGGGGTCCAGGCAGGAGACTTTCTGGGGTTCATAGTTCATCAGCGAGGGATTGAGGTCCCCGATGACAAGGCGAGCGCAGTTATCAACGCGTCTCCCCCGCGGACGAAAAAGGAATTACAGCGTCtgttgg gcaAAATCCAACCGTTCTCGCCATTGCTAAGGTTACAAGGGCAgaatgagtttgtgtgggaggctaaacatcaagaggctttcgacagtatCAAGGCCTATTTGGCAAGCCCACCAGTCCTG AAAGCTGTCAAAGGgcaggccatcgcagactttctcgCACATCATCCTACGTTAGAGATACCCGCACTGAAGGAGTTAGAGATTGCCTGCACCAATACAACTCGACCAGATTTGGCGTGCATCCCTGAGTACGCGGTTTGGTACCAAGCTACGGTCTCCCTGCAGCCTTGGGTattattctttgatggctcaagaacggACACACTGGCTGGTGCGgggattgttctggaaaacCCGGCCGGTGACCgcttctcttattctttccaaCTAACATTCCAATGTACTAATAATCAGGCTGAATATGAAGCTCTTATCATTGGACTCGAAGTCTTACTGGAAATGGGCGTACTGGACGTTCAGATTCGCGGCGATTCTCAGCTCGTTATAAACCAGCTCCAGGAAAAATATCGCTGTGTGAGTTGGTTGCTCGTGCCATATCTGAATCGCGCTATCGAGCTTCTGGACCAATTTACCGATGTCGATCTGGAACATATACCACGCGAGCGTAACTTTGCAGCTAATGAGCTCCTTCAGTTGGCCACAGGAATCACATTGAAGTATGGAGTGCGCGAGCGCATTTTGAAAGTTGAGCGTCGCACATTACCTTCGTGGCTTGCCCGACCTGATCCACCAGATGATCCCGTAGTCGCGGTACTAGAACCTATTGATGTGGATTGGCGAATCCCGCTGATTGAGTACCTCAAACAACCAGATCCCGGAGCTGACAGGAGGATTCGCTTCCTCGCATTGAACTACTTCCTTCGAGGCGATGAATTGCGACGACGTGGGGAGGATGGTATAGATTTTCGATGTGTCTATGGTCGCGAAGCTAAACGATTGATGCGCGAGGTGCACACGGGGAtatgtggagcccatcaagctGGACCTAAGATGCGCTGGCTTCTGCGACgtcatggttattattggcccagcattttgaaggattgtatcaCATTTGCCAAAGGTTGTGAGGACTGTCAAGCGCATGGTCCagtcca gtttggtatccctgaGGTGCTGGTTTCGGAGAGGGGGGCAGCATTCATGGGAGGCCCCGTCGAGGAACTGGTCAATGATTTTGGTATTCAATTCATACATAGCACTCCGTATAATGCTCAATCTAATGGCCAAGCGGAAGCTAGGAACAAGACAATCATCACCTTACTAAAGAAGATGTTGGTAGAGAAccctcgacaatggcatgaCACTCTGTATGAGACACtttgggcctatcgcacttctaaacggAATCCCACCGCCACAACGCCGTATGCACTTATGTTCGGTCATGACGCTGTCTTACC ctttggacaatttggtgatgGAAAAACAACGTATCGCCCGCTGGGTCGTAGTTACAAAGAAGGCGACCTCGTCTGGAAGGCCATTTTACCCTTGGGTGAAAAGTTAAAcggtcgcggtaaatggacgcCGCGATGGGAGGGACCCTTTGTTATCCACCGAATCTTGGAACGCGGAGCTTTTCACCTCAGAGACGTAGATGGCgacatccatcgcaaccctattAACGGCCGTTttctgaagaaatattacccaagTGTCTGGGAGTTCGAAGATCCACCTGATCCTGTTCTTGCCCAGGCTGGGGGgcaaccttaa